The Ptychodera flava strain L36383 chromosome 14, AS_Pfla_20210202, whole genome shotgun sequence genome segment CAAGTCATTGTGGTATAGCGTGCCGTCGGTCAAAGTTTACTCAAATATTATCTGTTACCTGCAAATCCTAAAAACCgacaaaaccaacaaaaatgacaaacgcTAGTagcggctacagtttttttatttatgacaaaatcacaaattgCTTCTTATATGCCTATACATACATAACAAATATCACACTTAGGTATCTGTTCGTTAATAATGTTAAAAGGGACAGCAGCTGtcatgtaacttttgataactcATTAATTTCTTATGTAAAAGAAGCACATTTCCCCAGTCTTCTAGATCTGCTCCCTATTATAGCCATGCAAACACGACGCGTTGTGTAAACTGAGCATGCAATGAAATCGTTGGCAGACCATTTGTAGTCAGTCGTAACTAAAtctgttttgtaaaaataacaattGACAGTGCTCATACAGAGGATTGGttaaatattttgacatgattttttgagtaaaataagAAACTATACGACTACAACTAAAGTTTTAGAAAATGCGAAAAAAGTGACAGCTTATTGAGCTTTAGGAGGAAATATAATGAACGGAAATGCGAATAGTATTTTAACTTTGGATGTCTACTTTTTGTCAAATCTCAACTATTACACGGCTGTAGCTTCGGTGTACGTCAGGGCATACTCAAATAGCGACGCCCTTCGTTGGTAGACGTTGACAGTTGTTGTCTGCTCTCCGTCTAACCGCTCTGCATTGCCATCGACATTGTTGTTTTTCCTTTGATCGTTTTTCTCCACCATCTCTTGTTCCTCTGTTCCTCGTTCTTTCAGCCACAGCGACGGCCGTGAAATCAGATGCCTCATATTGCCAGTTCTTGTCCGGAATAGGAATGAGGAAGCAATACCAAGAACAAACATCTCGGTCACAATCAGTATGTTGTATATAACTGTtgagtaaaataaaacaaacggTCTTACTTCAGAGGGAAACAGGAAGTTTCATCATATGCTGATGCCCTTCCTCCGTCCAAACCATCGGAAAACTCCAGTACAAGACTTTAATGGATATGGAAGATCATATAACAAATCTGTTCTTAATTTTAAAGTTATAAGGACCTattcaattttacttttatttttatcttaACGATACTACCTATGCTTTGAGAAGTACAGATTATAAGTAAAGATATTTCGACAATTTAAGCTCTTTGCTGTGATGATTTCTGAAAAATATGGTGACTTCGAAGTATAAATCTTTAGTATTGGTGTCATGACTATGCGGCTCTCCCTAACCCTTGTGCTCGTTTcgtcaacaaaaattgactgttttCCTACTGATGCGCTATAAATTTCATACCAGCACCTGACTCTTATACTAAAATGCTTACTGTTTGCCCTTGCTTTGCTACTGACTGGGTCAGTACATTTGATCACGTTGACTGAGACCAAAACAGCCAGGAATGCATGTTGAATATTGACCAGTAACAATGCTATCTGCACCGTCATGAACTTCTTAGTGATTTGAAAGCCACGGAGTGGTTCTCTAGACGCCCTGTAGATTACATTGAGTGCGTACATGGCGAGCAAAGTTGACACGATGGAGATCGTATTCAGGTAAACATATGCCTCATTATGTGcaatctgaaagaaaaaagtcaaaTATTTACTAGTGGAGATCTTCAACCATAACACTATACGATATGATCTATGCTCTAAGATAATCACCGTATTGTGTAGCAGTGGGTTTCATAGCCACTGTCGGGTTGTAGGGTCTCAGACTTTGTATAGAATGTGGCATACAGTTTATTAAGTACGAAAAGTAATCCTTTGAtactttgataaatatttttgagccTATAAATGACCTCTACTTTGACAAGACCATGGATACGTTTTTTACAGGAGCGTCTCCCGGATGGCGTTCTGTTTGTTTTTATCGTCGACTTTGTGTAAGATCGATCCTATCGGCCAAACAAGTAATGACTTGAAGAaagtttatcattattattcaaaaggaaataattaattttagaCTGTCTCGTCGATGTTGCAATTTACTACTATTCTAGAGCAAAAAGTGGTCTGTAGGATGTATTAAACCGTCATCACCTAAAACTTGCAAGACACCTCAAATCTAAGGCTACTGAAGCAGAAAGCTCATTATTGTTATCCCAATATGCTTGCTTTTCAATAAACCAATCGCAATCACATTTGATCTTTTCGCCGATCACGAGAGGATGAGAGGGGGATGAGAGAGAGGAGGGGGGGGGAGGATGGGACAATGGTTGAAATTACCTGTCCTGGTGTGTACTTATCATCAGTCCACAGCACTGCGGCGACGAACAGCGCCGTCGGTCTGACGAAGGCTACTTGCATCGCAAGTCTCTTCAT includes the following:
- the LOC139148995 gene encoding organic solute transporter subunit alpha-like isoform X2; translated protein: MYPVLSCTSLLALYVPRAHFIASIHATLYFSVTLYRFVLLIFDYFGGLEAAVVLLENEEVSIASCPLLCCFQCLRKVKVTRKFLFTMKRLAMQVAFVRPTALFVAAVLWTDDKYTPGQIAHNEAYVYLNTISIVSTLLAMYALNVIYRASREPLRGFQITKKFMTVQIALLLVNIQHAFLAVLVSVNVIKCTDPVSSKARANIIYNILIVTEMFVLGIASSFLFRTRTGNMRHLISRPSLWLKERGTEEQEMVEKNDQRKNNNVDGNAERLDGEQTTTVNVYQRRASLFEYALTYTEATAV
- the LOC139148995 gene encoding organic solute transporter subunit alpha-like isoform X1, with product MSPTSTANLDYEDRSSTVNANVTGDMTNVFGNLKPKLLDCADDDPYSHDFFRDFSTWKIVILAASTALTVVTIGIFLWSAAFVQKKLPTKRRRAHVTWILGMYPVLSCTSLLALYVPRAHFIASIHATLYFSVTLYRFVLLIFDYFGGLEAAVVLLENEEVSIASCPLLCCFQCLRKVKVTRKFLFTMKRLAMQVAFVRPTALFVAAVLWTDDKYTPGQIAHNEAYVYLNTISIVSTLLAMYALNVIYRASREPLRGFQITKKFMTVQIALLLVNIQHAFLAVLVSVNVIKCTDPVSSKARANIIYNILIVTEMFVLGIASSFLFRTRTGNMRHLISRPSLWLKERGTEEQEMVEKNDQRKNNNVDGNAERLDGEQTTTVNVYQRRASLFEYALTYTEATAV